The genomic region CTGCTGACCGCCCGCAGCAACGAGAAGTTGATCACGAACCGGATGCTCGACGAGGCGATCGACCGGGTCATCGCCGGCCCGCAGCGACGCAGCCGCCTGATGAGCGAGAACGAGAAGCTGATCACTGCCTACCACGAGGGCGGCCACGCCCTGGTCGCGGCGGCGCTGCCGGGCACCGACCCGGTCCACAAGATCACGATCCTTCCCCGCGGCCGGGCGCTCGGCTACACGATGGTGCTGCCCGACGAGGACAAGTACTCCCAGACCCGCTCGGAGATGCTGGACAAGCTGGCCTACATGCTCGGCGGCCGCGCCGCCGAGGAGATGGTCTTCCACGACCCGACCACCGGCGCCGGCAACGACATCGAGAAGGCCACCAGCCTGGCCCGCGCGATGGTCACGCAGTACGGCATGACCGAGCGCCTCGGCGCGATCAAGCTCGGCGAGACCCAGGGCGAGCCGTTCCTGGGCCGCGACATGGGCCACGCCCGCAACTACTCCGAGGACGTCGCCGCGATCGTCGACGAGGAGACCAAGCGACTGCTGGCGACCGCCCACCAGGAGGCCTTCGACATCCTCGAGGAGAACCGCGACGTCCTCGACGCCCTGGTCCTCGAGCTGCTCGACAAGGAGACGCTCGACAAGGCCGAGGTGGCCCGGATCTTCACGCCGCTGCGCCTGCGCCCGACCCGGCCGGCGTGGACCGGCTCGCCGACGCGTCGTCCCTCCGACCGTCCGGCGGTCGAGATCCCGGCCGAGGTCCGGGCCCGCGCCACCTCGAACGGTCACGAGGACACCGGCGCCGTCGTGACGCCGCCGGGCCCCGGCGGGGACCTGCACGGGGACCCCGGGCTCCAGGCCCCCGGTGGCACCCCGCTGCCGCCCGGCGCGGCGTCCGGCCCGCCCTCGGGTGCGGTGTGACGGACCCGATCAGCACCGCGGAGCGCCGACCCGGCGACGTTCCGGACTACGACCACGACCGGGCTGCGGCGGCCGTGCGGGAGCTGCTGTTCGCGATCGGTGAGGACCCCGACCGGGAGGGGCTGCGCGAGACGCCCGCCCGGGTCGCGCGCGCCTACGCCGAGCTGACGGCCGGGCTGCGGTTGACGCCCGAGGACGTGCTGACCACGACGTTCGACATCGGCCACGACGAGATGGTCCTGGTCCGCGACATCGAGCTGTGGTCGATGTGCGAGCACCACCTGGTGCCGTTCACCGGGGTGGCGCACGTCGGCTACATCCCCGCGGAGACCGGGAAGATCACCGGGCTGTCCAAGCTGGCCCGGCTCGTCGACGTCTACGCCAAGCGGCCCCAGGTCCAGGAGCGGCTGACCACCCAGATCGCCGACGCCCTGACCCGCCTGCTCGACGCCCGCGGCGTGATCGTGGTGATCGAGGCCGAGCACCTGTGCATGACCATGCGCGGGGTCCGCAAGGCCGGCGCCCGCACGATCACCTCCGCGGTCCGCGGCAGCATGCTCACCGACGCCGCCACCCGCAGCGAGGCGATGTCGCTGATCCACAGTCCGCGCCGCTGAGCGCGACCGGTAGCGTCGGCGCCATGCCCGAGGTGCCCGAGCCGATGCGCGTGATGGGGATCGTCAACGTCACGCCCGACTCGTTCTCCGACGGCGGTCGCTTCCTGCACGCCGACGCGGCAGTGGCCCACGGCCTGCGGCTGGTCGCCGAGGGTGCGGACCTGCTCGACATCGGTGGGGAGTCCACCCGCCCCGGGGCCACCCGGCCGCTGGTCGAGGAGGAGCTGGCCCGGGTGGTGCCGGTGATCCGCGAGCTCGCGGCGACCGGGGCCGTGGTCTCGGTGGACACGATGCGCGCCGAGGTCGCCGCCGCGGCCGTCGCCGCCGGGGCCACGATCGTCAACGACGTCTCCGGTGGGCTCGCCGACCCCGCGATCCTCGACGTCGTCGCCGGGACCGGGGTCACCTACGTCGCGATGCACTGGCGCGCACACGGCAGCCACATGGACGACTTCGCCCGCTACGACGGGCCCGGCGGGGTCGTCGCGGCCGTCCGCGCCGAGCTGGGGGAGCGCCTGGAGGCGATCGCTGCGGCGGGCATCGCCGAGCACCAGGTGATCCTGGACCCGGGCCTGGGCTTCGCGAAGGTGGGCGAGCACAACTGGACGCTGCTGCGGGACCTGGGCTGGCTGCGCGAGCTGGGCTTCCCGATCCTGGTCGGCGCCAGCCGCAAGACCTTCCTCGGGCGCCTGCTGGCCGGCCCGGACGGCACCCCGCGCCCGGTCGGGGAACGTGAGAACGCTCACGCCGCGGTGGTCCTGCACTGCGCCGGCCAGGGCGTGTGGGGGATGCGCGTGCACGACGTCCGGGCGACCCGCGACGCGCTCGCGGCGTACGCCGCCCTCCATCCGACGGGAGCACTCCGATGACCGACACGCCCGCTCAGGGGTCGCGCGGGGCCCAGGACGAGCCCTTCGACACGCCCGCTCGTTCCTCGCGGCCGGCTCAGGACGAGCTCGCGGTGCTGGGCATCGAGTGCCGGGGCCACCACGGCGTCTTCGAGTTCGAGCGGCGCGAGGGCCAGACCTTCGTGATCGACCTCGTCCTCGGGCTCGACACGGCCCCGGCGGCCGCCTCGGACGACTTGCACGACACCGTCGACTACGGAAGCCTCGTCGCGGCGGTCAAGGCCGCCGTGGAGCGCGACCCGGTCGACCTGATCGAGACGCTCGCCCGACGGGTCACCGACATCTGCCTGTTGGATGTTCGTGTTGAATGGGCGCGGGTCACGGTCCACAAGCCGGATGCACCCATTGAGGCGACGTTCGCGGACGTCGCGCTGACGATCACCCGTAGACGTGAGGCCAACCTGTGACTGAGACCCCCAACCCGAACATCGTCGACGCTGACACCCTCACCGGTGAGATGCGGCCGATCCGGCGAGCGGTGCTGGCGTTGGGATCGAACCTCGGCGAGCGGATGGGGAGCCTCCAGGGCGCGGTGAGCTCGATCGCCGACACCCCGGACGTGTGGGTCACGGCGGTCTCCCCGGTCTACGAGACCGAGCCGGTCGACTCCCCGCCGGAGGCCAAGCCCTACCTCAACGCCGTGGTGCTCATCGACACCACGCTCGCCGCGAACCGGCTGATGGACCGCGCGCTGGCCGTCGAGGACGCCTACGAGCGTGAGCGCGGCGACGTCCCGAACGCCCCGCGCACCCTGGACGTCGACCTGATCGTGGTCGGCGACCGCCGCAGCGACGAGGAGTCCCTGCGGCTCCCGCACCCGCGGGCCAAGGACCGCGCGTTCGTCCTCAAGCCGTGGCACGACCTCGAGCCGGACGCCGTGCTGCCGGGGGTGGGGCCGATCGCGGACCTGCTCGAGCGCCTCGGCACCGACGGCCTGGTCCTGCGCGAGGACCTCACCCTCGAAGTCTCCTAGGGCGCCCCGCGCCGTGCGCGACCAGCAGCCGCTGCCCGACGACGAGTCGAGCCCCCCGGAGCCCGAGGGGCCCGGGCATCTGCGCCCGACCTCGCCCGGGCTGCTGACGGCCCTCGGCGTCGTCGGCCTGGTGCTCGGCTGGCTGCTGCACCCGGTCTCGGAGGCCGTGCGCGACACCGCCCCGGTCGTCACCTGGATCCAGCCAGCCGCGCTGCTGCTGGTGGCCGCGATCCTCGGCGCCGTCGCCTGGAACACCTGGCGCACGGTCCATGTGCGCCAGGAGCGGCTGGAGCCGCGTGGGGCCCTCAACCGGCTCGCGCTGGCGCGCGCGTGCGCGTACGTCGGCGCGCTGGTCGCCGGTGGGTACGCCGGGTTCGCGGTCAGCTGGCTCGGCATCGACGTCGATCTGGCGCGCCAGCGGGCGCTCCGCTCGGCCGTCGCGTCGCTGGTCGCGCTGGTGGTGGTCGGCATCGCACTCCTGCTCGAGCGTGCGTGTCGGATCAGATCCGACGACCCGGCCCCCTAACCTGCTTCCATGGCTTCCCCCTCGGCACCCCGCGCCACCCGTCGTCGTCAGCGCAGCACCCGGGTGACGGTCGCGGCCTCGCTGCTGCTGGTCGCGGCCGTCGCCGTCCTGGGCGCGGTCCCGAGCGGCTCCTGGCTGCTGGTCTCGGTCGCGGCGGTCCTCGCGGTCGCCCTCGGGGCCGCAGCCGCGAAGATCACCCACAGCGAGCTGCTCCAGAGCCGCCGCGACGCGGCCCGGGACCGGGCCGAGCAGGCGCAGGCCTACCGACGGCTCACCGAGGAGCGCACCGCCGAGCACGGCGCGTACGTCGCCGACATGACCGCGCGCATCGCCGAGCGCGAGACCGCGCTGGCGGAGCTCCAGGCCGAGCTCGGCACCGCCCAGCGCCGTGCGGCCGAGGTGGCCCGCAAGATGAACGCCGAGGCCCGTCGTGCCGACCTCGCCGAGCGCGAGCGGGACCTGGTCAGCGGCCGGGTCGAGGACGCCGAGGAGCGCGCCGCGCAGGCGATCGTGCGGATCGTGGAGCTCGAGCAGGAGGTCGACGTCCTCAAGTCCGAGCTGACCGCGATGACGTCGGCGTGGCACCGCGCCGAGTCCGCCCGCCGCCGCGCCTGAGCCTCCCCCCGTCGGGCACCGCCGCGTGCCCGGCTGAGCCGATGCGGCACAATTGGACAGCGTGATCCCCGAGGAGTCCCGGTTCGAGAGTGACCCCGACGAGCTGGTCCCGGAGGACCCGGGGCTGCCGGCGGGGTGGCAGGTCGCGAGCCCGGACCCCAGTGACCGCTTCGACGTCGCCCGGCTCACGCACCTGCTCCGCGCCCACGAGCGGCACGGCCGCGGCTGGGCCGGCGCGGGCGTCGACGACGTGCTCGTCGAGGTCTCCGAGGCCGGCCTGCGGACCCGCGAGAACGTCGTCGTGCGCGACGAGGCCGGCGAGATCCGGGCCTGGGGCAGCGTCCACGACCGCGCCGGCGGCCGGATGCTCTACATGCACGTGGTCGAGCGCGACCTGCCCGAGCGGGTCGCCGACGCGTGCTCCGACGTACTGCTGGAGTGGGCCGCCGGTCAGGCGCTGGCCGTGGGCACGGCCCGCGGCATCGCGGTGCAGCAGATCGACACCGGCGCCTTCGCCGACGACGAGCGCCAGCACCGCTGGCTCGCCGCGGCCGGCTTCGACCGGGTCCGCACCTGGTGGCAGATGACCCGGCCGGTCGCTCCCGAGGAGGCCGACCTGGTCGAGGACCCCGCCTCCTGGACCGGGCGTGGCGTGCGCTTCCGGCAGGTCCGCCAGGGCGCCGACGGGATGCCCGAGGTGGGCGA from Nocardioides pantholopis harbors:
- the folB gene encoding dihydroneopterin aldolase, producing the protein MTDTPAQGSRGAQDEPFDTPARSSRPAQDELAVLGIECRGHHGVFEFERREGQTFVIDLVLGLDTAPAAASDDLHDTVDYGSLVAAVKAAVERDPVDLIETLARRVTDICLLDVRVEWARVTVHKPDAPIEATFADVALTITRRREANL
- a CDS encoding DUF3180 domain-containing protein, whose product is MRDQQPLPDDESSPPEPEGPGHLRPTSPGLLTALGVVGLVLGWLLHPVSEAVRDTAPVVTWIQPAALLLVAAILGAVAWNTWRTVHVRQERLEPRGALNRLALARACAYVGALVAGGYAGFAVSWLGIDVDLARQRALRSAVASLVALVVVGIALLLERACRIRSDDPAP
- the folP gene encoding dihydropteroate synthase; this encodes MPEVPEPMRVMGIVNVTPDSFSDGGRFLHADAAVAHGLRLVAEGADLLDIGGESTRPGATRPLVEEELARVVPVIRELAATGAVVSVDTMRAEVAAAAVAAGATIVNDVSGGLADPAILDVVAGTGVTYVAMHWRAHGSHMDDFARYDGPGGVVAAVRAELGERLEAIAAAGIAEHQVILDPGLGFAKVGEHNWTLLRDLGWLRELGFPILVGASRKTFLGRLLAGPDGTPRPVGERENAHAAVVLHCAGQGVWGMRVHDVRATRDALAAYAALHPTGALR
- the folE gene encoding GTP cyclohydrolase I FolE, producing the protein MTDPISTAERRPGDVPDYDHDRAAAAVRELLFAIGEDPDREGLRETPARVARAYAELTAGLRLTPEDVLTTTFDIGHDEMVLVRDIELWSMCEHHLVPFTGVAHVGYIPAETGKITGLSKLARLVDVYAKRPQVQERLTTQIADALTRLLDARGVIVVIEAEHLCMTMRGVRKAGARTITSAVRGSMLTDAATRSEAMSLIHSPRR
- the folK gene encoding 2-amino-4-hydroxy-6-hydroxymethyldihydropteridine diphosphokinase; this encodes MTETPNPNIVDADTLTGEMRPIRRAVLALGSNLGERMGSLQGAVSSIADTPDVWVTAVSPVYETEPVDSPPEAKPYLNAVVLIDTTLAANRLMDRALAVEDAYERERGDVPNAPRTLDVDLIVVGDRRSDEESLRLPHPRAKDRAFVLKPWHDLEPDAVLPGVGPIADLLERLGTDGLVLREDLTLEVS
- a CDS encoding GNAT family N-acetyltransferase, giving the protein MIPEESRFESDPDELVPEDPGLPAGWQVASPDPSDRFDVARLTHLLRAHERHGRGWAGAGVDDVLVEVSEAGLRTRENVVVRDEAGEIRAWGSVHDRAGGRMLYMHVVERDLPERVADACSDVLLEWAAGQALAVGTARGIAVQQIDTGAFADDERQHRWLAAAGFDRVRTWWQMTRPVAPEEADLVEDPASWTGRGVRFRQVRQGADGMPEVGDVRAVHDVLEEAFRDHFNSREETFDEFVHRLQEDPGHRWDHWWLAELLDESDPDGPGEPVGALVGTVSEGSGGAPDGSYVSYIGVRAAARGRGVAKGLLRTIVADAARRGRDRVGLEVDADSSTGADQLYTSLGWRTKYVTESWHRDVPVPG